One stretch of Cryomorphaceae bacterium 1068 DNA includes these proteins:
- a CDS encoding efflux RND transporter permease subunit, with translation MSFIKNALDNKQVVLSITFLIFAFGIYALLTMPRREDPKFNIRQGLIVAAYPGASASQMDNEVTEEIERILFSYEEVRKEKTYANSRQGVLYIVVELESFVTNADLFWSKLQHRLNLLKLTELPIGLVGPIVESDFGDTIALLISFQSDKRDSRELETYLEELGDRLRAIRSLSKIKKIGAEKECFFVNIDNQKLSEYKIFLPQVLAAIKGDNTVFPSGKVTSDGMTLNVRNPNRFENIEDLRNQIIGVNPLGGAINLASVATIERGYEEPKQFIRVNGTSSVLMSLEMQNGFNIVDFGKEVESVIDGFKSEIPDDVEIVEIVNQPQNVSESINDFIREFFIAIIAVVVVILLLLPFRVAIIAAAAIPVTVALTFTILDGVGIQLQQVSLASLIVVLGMLVDDAVVIADNYVEKLDEGMDNYSAAWKSADQLKIPMFTAGLTIVGAFAPLLFLTGYVGEFIQSLPITVAIAINASFVVAMFLTPYLCYTFIKGGLKKKASSRKSFLDYLQIGFDKALDFSFRKPGLIFGFALISVIAGGGVFLLLNQKLFPAAERDQFVLELRAIEGTSINQMDGYVKKVENYIKDDERIEDYASFVGTSAPRFYYNYAAKFPQSNQAQILINTHSIDDTESMVLDLEESIGAQFPEMDVIVKKMQQGSTVGAPVELRLSGPDLLTLQAIGDSLKSILSNATNSSHVVSDFYENRPTIRVETNRSAANQLGFSDGAISRELAVAYQGLPVGEIYEGDNPLSIIIQDGVAQSKSIDGMRNFYLTSPISGASVPLSELAEIETEWEASNILRRNGVHTLTVQSQAASTVLPSTILSSIDDKLSAFELPAGYTMSVGGEDESQRETFAEMNQVILYSVFIIFIVILIQFKYLNQVFIVLAAIPLSIFGAFFGLYITGYPFGFTAFVGLASLIGVSVRNSIILVDYANELVKTQNMDMKTAAINAGKRRIRPIFLTTMAAAIGVTPMIISGSPLWAPLATVLAVGLIFSMVMTLLVIPVLYWKFGKVSKGISAKVVATTVLLFVVSIPAKAQEISIEECILIAQEEDKDLQLLQMEIEKKQIEIDQVRTNFLPKVNLDGGYFWYYNSERTTDVEISITDLPLIGGISPIGLGTEFTIPESNRFIGMANLGIYQPITQIFKVNAASDVKEDEKSILENQYNEVSSKIKEAVAKLYAGMVIESMKIENMTAQSDLVSEQLRQAESAIKEGEVLKLYELGLTADLLDKKTQIEQAKIDRATYLMKLNQILSFKSDSIWSATDIPIDTVAIQNLLFLAADDSLVLNNYQFKNAQLTERLAQSGVSYYKNQLIPDLTFTAQGFYLENLPIVPRNNVFVGATLSWPILQWGKQQMDVKQADIQLKQAGLQLEQSKQSAEIDIQTKVLELRNSLNLLNTANRAYDFRQEELRIKTDAFKNGLLAYNDYSEVQKKNLESLTTLTRAKANIIIKQFELKALLGLNE, from the coding sequence ATGTCTTTTATCAAAAATGCACTCGACAACAAACAGGTTGTACTGAGTATTACATTCCTCATTTTTGCTTTCGGGATATACGCCTTGCTTACAATGCCAAGGCGAGAAGACCCTAAGTTCAATATTCGACAAGGCCTCATTGTTGCCGCCTATCCCGGAGCATCTGCTTCGCAAATGGATAATGAGGTGACAGAAGAAATTGAGCGAATTCTATTTTCATACGAAGAGGTACGAAAAGAAAAAACCTACGCAAATTCCAGACAAGGTGTGCTCTACATCGTTGTAGAGCTTGAGTCTTTCGTAACCAATGCTGATCTCTTTTGGTCCAAACTCCAACATAGACTCAATCTGTTGAAACTAACTGAACTTCCGATTGGACTGGTGGGCCCGATTGTCGAATCAGATTTTGGCGACACCATTGCGCTGTTGATTAGCTTCCAAAGCGACAAGAGAGATAGCCGCGAATTAGAAACATATCTGGAAGAACTCGGTGATCGGTTGAGGGCCATAAGATCACTTTCAAAGATCAAAAAGATAGGCGCCGAAAAGGAATGTTTCTTCGTCAATATTGACAACCAAAAATTGAGTGAGTATAAAATCTTTTTACCGCAAGTATTAGCAGCTATCAAGGGAGACAATACCGTGTTTCCTTCCGGCAAAGTGACTTCGGACGGCATGACCTTAAATGTTAGAAATCCTAATCGCTTTGAGAATATTGAGGATTTAAGGAACCAAATTATTGGAGTGAATCCACTCGGCGGTGCGATTAATTTGGCTTCTGTCGCGACCATTGAACGCGGATATGAAGAACCGAAACAATTCATCAGAGTCAATGGCACCTCAAGCGTACTGATGTCGCTCGAAATGCAGAATGGTTTCAACATAGTGGATTTTGGGAAAGAGGTCGAGAGTGTAATTGATGGTTTTAAATCAGAGATCCCAGATGATGTAGAGATCGTAGAAATTGTAAACCAACCACAGAATGTTTCTGAGAGTATCAATGATTTTATACGTGAGTTTTTCATAGCGATCATAGCCGTGGTGGTAGTGATTCTCTTATTGCTACCGTTCCGTGTGGCAATAATTGCTGCAGCTGCCATTCCAGTGACGGTGGCCTTAACTTTTACCATTCTGGACGGAGTGGGAATTCAGCTTCAACAAGTTTCTCTCGCGTCGCTCATTGTAGTGCTGGGAATGCTGGTGGACGACGCAGTCGTGATTGCCGATAATTACGTTGAGAAACTAGATGAAGGCATGGATAATTATTCAGCGGCATGGAAATCAGCAGATCAGCTTAAGATCCCCATGTTTACAGCAGGACTTACGATCGTTGGTGCCTTCGCTCCTCTCCTGTTTCTTACCGGTTACGTGGGCGAATTCATACAGTCCTTACCAATTACGGTGGCGATTGCGATAAATGCCTCATTTGTAGTGGCCATGTTTCTCACGCCCTATCTATGCTATACGTTCATCAAGGGTGGCCTGAAGAAAAAAGCCAGCAGTCGAAAGAGCTTTCTGGATTATCTTCAGATTGGATTTGACAAAGCGCTCGACTTCTCCTTTAGAAAACCTGGTTTGATTTTCGGTTTTGCTTTGATCTCAGTCATTGCAGGTGGGGGTGTATTTCTGCTCCTCAATCAAAAGCTATTCCCTGCGGCGGAAAGAGATCAATTCGTTCTTGAATTACGTGCGATTGAAGGGACATCTATCAATCAAATGGATGGTTACGTCAAAAAGGTTGAAAATTACATTAAAGATGATGAACGGATTGAAGACTACGCATCTTTCGTAGGAACATCAGCACCTCGGTTCTATTATAACTATGCCGCCAAATTCCCACAGTCAAATCAGGCTCAAATCTTAATAAATACGCATAGTATAGACGATACCGAGTCTATGGTTCTCGACCTAGAGGAGTCAATTGGAGCTCAGTTTCCTGAAATGGATGTTATCGTTAAGAAAATGCAACAGGGATCAACGGTAGGAGCACCGGTAGAATTGAGGCTTTCAGGCCCCGACCTACTTACCCTGCAAGCCATAGGGGATAGCTTGAAATCAATCCTTTCCAATGCGACCAATTCATCTCATGTCGTTTCTGATTTTTATGAAAACAGACCAACGATTCGGGTTGAGACGAATCGGTCTGCTGCGAACCAGCTAGGTTTTTCGGATGGTGCCATTTCGCGCGAATTAGCGGTAGCCTATCAAGGACTGCCGGTTGGAGAGATCTATGAAGGAGACAATCCTTTGAGCATCATCATTCAAGATGGTGTGGCACAGTCAAAGTCTATAGACGGTATGCGCAACTTTTACTTAACCTCGCCCATCAGCGGAGCAAGCGTACCCTTAAGTGAGCTAGCTGAAATTGAAACAGAATGGGAAGCATCCAATATTCTAAGAAGAAACGGTGTGCACACGCTAACCGTTCAGTCACAAGCGGCAAGCACTGTTCTGCCCTCAACTATTCTCAGTTCAATCGACGATAAGCTTTCAGCGTTTGAACTTCCTGCGGGGTATACTATGAGTGTAGGAGGAGAAGACGAGAGCCAAAGAGAGACCTTTGCTGAGATGAATCAGGTTATTCTTTACAGCGTTTTCATCATCTTCATTGTCATTCTTATTCAGTTCAAATACTTGAATCAAGTATTCATTGTTCTGGCCGCCATTCCACTGAGTATTTTCGGAGCCTTCTTCGGTCTTTACATTACGGGATATCCTTTCGGATTCACGGCTTTTGTAGGTTTGGCAAGCCTTATCGGAGTCTCGGTGAGAAACTCCATCATACTGGTAGATTATGCAAATGAATTGGTAAAAACCCAAAACATGGACATGAAAACTGCCGCAATAAATGCGGGCAAGAGACGAATCAGACCAATCTTCTTAACAACAATGGCCGCAGCGATTGGGGTAACCCCCATGATCATTTCAGGCTCACCATTGTGGGCTCCTTTGGCCACTGTCCTTGCAGTTGGGCTCATATTCTCAATGGTAATGACACTACTGGTTATTCCAGTGCTGTATTGGAAATTCGGTAAGGTTTCCAAAGGTATTTCAGCAAAAGTCGTGGCAACAACTGTCCTACTTTTTGTTGTTTCTATTCCAGCCAAGGCTCAGGAAATTAGTATAGAAGAATGCATCCTAATTGCACAGGAAGAAGACAAGGACTTGCAATTGCTTCAGATGGAAATCGAAAAAAAGCAAATCGAAATCGATCAGGTCCGAACCAATTTTTTACCCAAGGTTAATTTAGACGGTGGCTATTTTTGGTACTACAATTCTGAAAGAACCACCGACGTGGAAATATCCATAACCGATCTACCACTGATTGGAGGTATTTCGCCCATTGGCTTGGGAACGGAGTTTACTATCCCCGAGAGCAACCGTTTTATTGGGATGGCCAATCTGGGTATCTATCAGCCTATCACACAAATTTTTAAAGTCAATGCTGCGTCAGATGTAAAAGAAGACGAAAAGTCAATTCTCGAAAATCAATACAACGAGGTTTCGAGTAAGATCAAAGAAGCCGTCGCCAAGCTATACGCAGGGATGGTCATTGAATCCATGAAAATTGAGAACATGACGGCTCAGTCTGATTTGGTCTCAGAACAACTGAGGCAAGCAGAAAGTGCCATTAAAGAAGGTGAAGTTTTAAAGCTCTATGAACTAGGGCTTACTGCAGACTTATTGGATAAGAAAACGCAAATAGAACAGGCCAAGATTGATCGAGCGACTTACCTTATGAAGCTCAATCAAATACTTAGTTTCAAAAGCGACTCCATATGGTCAGCTACGGATATTCCAATTGATACCGTTGCTATTCAGAACCTCTTGTTTCTAGCTGCTGATGACAGTTTGGTGCTCAATAATTATCAGTTTAAAAATGCCCAGCTTACCGAGAGACTGGCGCAGAGTGGTGTGAGCTACTACAAGAACCAGCTTATCCCTGATTTGACTTTTACAGCCCAAGGATTCTACTTGGAGAATTTACCCATCGTTCCGAGAAACAATGTTTTCGTTGGAGCAACCTTGAGCTGGCCTATTCTTCAGTGGGGTAAACAACAAATGGATGTAAAACAGGCCGATATTCAGCTCAAGCAGGCTGGCCTGCAGCTTGAGCAGTCAAAGCAATCAGCCGAAATTGATATCCAAACGAAAGTTTTAGAATTAAGAAATTCTCTTAATCTTCTGAATACTGCAAATCGTGCCTACGACTTTCGCCAGGAAGAACTACGCATAAAAACGGATGCGTTTAAAAATGGATTATTGGCTTACAATGACTACTCTGAAGTTCAAAAGAAAAACCTCGAAAGTCTTACCACTCTTACTCGCGCCAAGGCCAATATTATTATCAAGCAATTTGAATTAAAAGCACTGCTAGGTCTTAACGAATGA
- a CDS encoding efflux RND transporter periplasmic adaptor subunit: protein MPLIPKKPIRTNVCGITLFFILLQSCGNSPEPVKADVVVKSKIVKVQGVHPVMNLSGEITASSQHELSFLVPGKISDILVKEGDEIKEGQNLAKLNPIDYDQALSIAKSKLDEANDQYDRLSNMYASGSLPEAEYEKIKLLRAEAQANYKLYQNKRSYTEIKSPIDGIVQRIWARKGSGVEQGQPVISVINAESVYAKVGIPEKSIYLVDLNDSCTIEIPAIRDTLYGTIYKISPSASRLTRTYEASVAIINQDLKLKDGMLCNVQVKEHATDSVIQVPVSNVKSDPNGLKFVFVNRDGIARKQRVVPERIVGDNAILATGLNPGDELIVNPPIDLLDGTPIKVE, encoded by the coding sequence ATGCCTCTTATCCCAAAGAAACCAATTCGCACCAACGTTTGCGGTATCACACTGTTCTTCATATTACTCCAAAGTTGTGGGAATAGTCCTGAGCCGGTAAAAGCCGATGTAGTAGTAAAATCGAAGATTGTAAAAGTACAGGGTGTGCATCCTGTGATGAATCTATCCGGAGAAATCACGGCCTCTTCTCAGCACGAGCTTTCCTTTTTAGTGCCCGGCAAGATTTCCGATATTCTGGTAAAAGAAGGGGATGAAATAAAGGAAGGGCAAAATTTAGCAAAGCTAAATCCCATTGACTATGATCAGGCGCTAAGCATTGCCAAGTCAAAGCTTGACGAAGCAAATGATCAATATGATCGACTGTCGAATATGTATGCTTCAGGAAGCTTACCGGAAGCAGAATATGAAAAAATCAAACTATTAAGAGCTGAGGCACAGGCCAACTACAAGCTTTATCAAAACAAGAGATCCTACACTGAAATAAAGTCGCCGATTGACGGTATAGTACAACGCATATGGGCCCGCAAAGGCAGCGGGGTTGAGCAAGGGCAGCCTGTGATTTCCGTAATCAATGCCGAATCTGTCTATGCTAAGGTGGGAATCCCTGAAAAGAGCATTTACTTGGTTGACCTCAATGATTCATGCACCATTGAGATCCCTGCAATTCGAGACACCTTGTATGGAACGATTTATAAGATTAGCCCATCTGCCTCAAGGCTTACGAGAACCTACGAAGCCTCTGTTGCCATAATCAATCAAGACCTGAAATTGAAAGACGGCATGCTTTGTAACGTACAAGTCAAGGAGCACGCAACGGATTCCGTGATTCAAGTTCCTGTTTCCAATGTAAAGTCAGATCCCAACGGGTTGAAATTTGTATTTGTAAACCGCGACGGAATTGCCAGAAAGCAAAGAGTGGTGCCAGAGAGGATTGTTGGTGATAACGCTATTCTGGCTACTGGCTTAAACCCGGGAGATGAACTTATAGTCAACCCTCCCATTGATTTATTGGATGGTACACCCATAAAAGTTGAATAG
- a CDS encoding TIGR04283 family arsenosugar biosynthesis glycosyltransferase produces the protein MNQAQISIIIPVLNEASTIEKIVKFLFEVVLQEMVAEIILVDGGSTDGSLEMMRKIGGVVVVQSEKGRALQLNAGAAIAKGEILYFLHADSFPPKGFEQMIVQSKAESGCFRLRFDPANSLWLRLAPWFTKFDSFLFRGGDQSLFIEREVFESLGGFDERYKIYEDVEFINRIKRKHDFEILNDYVVTSSRRFQENGTMRLYFHFAVIHLKALMGKDPASLSVYYENHIK, from the coding sequence ATGAACCAAGCGCAAATCTCAATTATCATTCCCGTGCTCAATGAGGCCTCAACCATTGAGAAGATTGTCAAATTCCTTTTCGAAGTAGTACTACAGGAGATGGTTGCGGAGATTATTCTGGTAGATGGCGGTAGCACGGATGGTTCTCTCGAGATGATGCGTAAAATAGGTGGGGTGGTTGTTGTACAATCCGAAAAAGGCAGAGCGCTGCAATTGAACGCGGGTGCTGCTATTGCGAAAGGTGAGATCCTGTATTTTCTTCACGCCGATTCATTTCCACCCAAAGGGTTTGAGCAAATGATTGTGCAGTCCAAAGCCGAATCGGGATGCTTCAGACTCAGGTTTGATCCAGCCAATTCTCTCTGGCTTAGACTGGCTCCTTGGTTTACAAAATTTGACTCGTTCTTATTTAGGGGTGGAGATCAGTCACTATTCATCGAAAGAGAAGTGTTTGAGTCTCTCGGAGGTTTTGATGAGCGTTACAAAATCTATGAAGATGTGGAGTTTATCAACCGCATTAAGAGAAAGCATGACTTTGAAATTCTTAATGATTATGTGGTTACATCGAGCCGCCGATTTCAGGAGAATGGAACTATGAGACTATACTTTCACTTTGCGGTTATTCACCTGAAAGCGCTGATGGGGAAGGATCCAGCCTCACTTTCTGTGTATTACGAGAATCACATAAAATGA
- a CDS encoding VOC family protein gives MEPIIDHIQITVKNLEKAEAFYDAFLPLLGFDLSKKGKGRVEAHDFDVIEYVHPNITLGINSPREQFKDDDVHRRKPGSLHHLAFRAESTEEIDRLYPKVVEAGANIVEPPQYYPQHGEKYYALFFKDPSGIKLEIMHEEC, from the coding sequence ATGGAACCAATTATTGACCACATCCAGATTACCGTTAAAAATCTCGAAAAAGCGGAGGCATTCTACGATGCATTTTTACCGCTTCTTGGTTTTGATCTAAGCAAAAAAGGAAAGGGTAGAGTAGAGGCCCACGATTTTGATGTGATCGAATATGTTCACCCCAACATAACCTTGGGGATTAACTCTCCTCGAGAGCAGTTCAAAGATGATGATGTGCATCGCCGCAAACCAGGATCCTTGCACCACTTGGCCTTTCGAGCTGAATCTACAGAAGAAATTGATCGGCTTTATCCAAAAGTCGTTGAGGCAGGGGCAAACATCGTAGAACCGCCTCAATACTATCCTCAACATGGGGAGAAATACTATGCCTTGTTCTTCAAAGATCCCAGTGGAATAAAGCTGGAAATCATGCACGAAGAGTGTTAA
- the pepE gene encoding dipeptidase PepE: MAKQILLVSTSTVHGSPYLSYVMPDVVRFFSGCTNLLFIPYARPGGISIEEYSNAASKAFADAGISIKGIHNWNTPQKAIDECDGIFTGGGNTFLLLKTLQENGLVEPLRDKVLSGTPYMGTSAGSNIAGKTINNTNDMPIVYPQSFEALGLVPFNLNPHFLDPDPTSKHMGETRETRIKEFHTQSDIPVFGIREGSAIEIQDEEWKIIGEHTVRVFTKGKEPFETFEVQDLKDSL, encoded by the coding sequence ATGGCAAAACAAATTCTCTTAGTCAGCACATCTACGGTACACGGAAGCCCATACTTGAGCTACGTTATGCCCGATGTGGTTCGCTTTTTTTCAGGATGCACGAATCTACTTTTCATTCCCTACGCCAGGCCAGGTGGAATCAGTATCGAAGAATACTCCAATGCCGCTTCGAAAGCATTTGCAGATGCAGGAATATCGATAAAGGGAATTCACAATTGGAACACTCCTCAAAAAGCGATTGATGAATGCGATGGGATTTTCACCGGTGGTGGAAATACTTTTTTACTCTTAAAGACTCTTCAAGAGAATGGCTTAGTCGAACCGCTTCGAGATAAGGTATTGTCAGGAACCCCATACATGGGAACCAGCGCGGGCTCAAACATTGCTGGAAAAACGATCAACAACACCAACGATATGCCGATTGTTTACCCCCAGTCTTTTGAAGCATTGGGGTTGGTTCCTTTCAATCTCAACCCCCACTTCCTCGATCCCGACCCTACCAGCAAACACATGGGCGAAACACGAGAAACCCGCATCAAAGAATTTCACACTCAAAGCGATATTCCCGTCTTTGGCATTCGAGAAGGGTCGGCGATTGAGATTCAAGATGAAGAATGGAAGATTATCGGAGAGCACACGGTTCGAGTTTTCACCAAGGGGAAAGAGCCTTTTGAAACATTCGAAGTTCAAGATCTGAAAGATTCCCTTTAA
- a CDS encoding DUF418 domain-containing protein yields MANNSLINPTSRQNRIQELDIFRGFAIFGIFMVNILVMDISFVYRGEWVTEQTGWIQDIPRFILEELFFGKFFTIFSFLFGAGVALQISKAKEKGSFSNLFFVRRFFSLFVFGVAHILFIWSGDILHIYGALGFLLLAFFRLKAKSLIWIASIIFLFPFYFQLVEWLINNQLGFDHMAPLADFSREQLAELKHNGSYLSGISLRLKEYSFVMIYVYAAMIPAALAMMLLGGAFVKKGMLNNLTMWVRKGRIIMPAAFVFFLAYRLILLYYVKPNFDVTPGSGLATFLMTIYYLADLIISLCYLWFLALVLQHPFPRKLLQPLANVGRMALSNYILQSLLGYFIMRTFNRYDTLSIAECVLIVIVIFSLQIIISKWWLSRFKFGPLEWLWRCISYWKILPIR; encoded by the coding sequence TTGGCAAATAATAGTTTGATTAATCCAACCTCTCGACAAAACAGAATCCAAGAACTCGACATCTTCCGAGGCTTTGCCATATTCGGGATTTTCATGGTGAATATTTTGGTGATGGATATCTCATTTGTCTATCGCGGTGAATGGGTGACAGAACAAACAGGTTGGATTCAAGACATTCCAAGGTTCATTTTGGAAGAGCTTTTCTTTGGCAAGTTCTTTACCATTTTCTCTTTCCTATTCGGAGCAGGCGTGGCCCTTCAGATTTCTAAAGCCAAGGAAAAAGGAAGCTTTTCAAATTTATTTTTCGTCAGGAGATTTTTCAGTCTTTTTGTATTTGGGGTAGCGCACATCCTTTTTATTTGGTCGGGCGATATTCTCCACATCTATGGTGCTTTGGGGTTTCTCCTTCTCGCATTTTTCAGGCTCAAGGCAAAGAGTCTTATTTGGATTGCTTCGATAATCTTCCTCTTTCCATTTTATTTCCAACTCGTTGAGTGGTTGATCAATAATCAGTTGGGGTTTGATCACATGGCACCTTTGGCTGATTTTTCAAGAGAGCAACTGGCAGAGCTGAAGCACAATGGATCCTACCTCAGTGGCATTTCATTGCGGTTGAAGGAATACTCCTTTGTGATGATCTACGTTTATGCCGCTATGATTCCTGCTGCTCTTGCCATGATGCTGTTGGGTGGAGCTTTCGTGAAAAAAGGAATGCTAAACAATTTGACAATGTGGGTTCGAAAGGGCAGGATTATCATGCCTGCTGCCTTTGTTTTCTTTCTGGCCTACCGCCTCATTCTTCTCTATTACGTCAAACCCAATTTTGACGTCACACCTGGTTCAGGTTTGGCCACTTTTTTAATGACCATTTATTATTTGGCAGACCTGATTATCTCCCTTTGCTATTTATGGTTCTTAGCTCTTGTCCTCCAACATCCTTTTCCACGAAAGCTCCTTCAACCGCTGGCAAATGTGGGGCGAATGGCGCTTTCCAATTACATTCTCCAAAGTCTTCTGGGCTATTTTATCATGAGGACGTTTAATAGATATGATACATTGAGTATTGCAGAATGCGTGCTGATCGTTATTGTGATTTTCTCCTTGCAAATAATCATAAGCAAGTGGTGGTTGAGTCGGTTCAAATTCGGGCCGTTGGAATGGCTTTGGAGGTGCATATCTTATTGGAAAATTCTCCCAATTCGGTAG
- a CDS encoding S41 family peptidase, with protein MSSTTNLRTKSTIVLLFVFSIFSSLVCLAQPNHQEIREDLSEILNDIEQNYIYLQDKKVDLECIKAFYFSQIERIKSEEETVLFFEYLLDEFYDNHLMLMTNRSSSYRLFAPIYLSMQNDRAVVSSLWLSQSSGFVQELLGAELVAFNGVTLDQQIIDFPTHCQDKDDPEVREWIVNKIISGRYNKPRILTLKMSDGTIFYFDLDRVKFNEDKNLLSHTIKEDIGIIRINNSLGRDEVINAFDAALDSLWDTKGLIIDLRNTLSGGDTYEARGIMSRFVDEPSPYQRHSFFETGETTPAVERYFIEYVTPRGIQYKKPVVILVGRWTGSMGEGMAIGFEGMGRAKVVGSEMRRLAGEVYNFGFKHQSYGYKISTAKLFHINGTIRESYVPVNYVSQTSLSTDEVLDAGIELILKENLNPDSLLAEELEMLGIQDQMLRKLLPETEELFGRDSREYKHMWALIDQQDSICTKKLLTILEDEGWVGKSRVGPEANQAIWLIIQHASLPTQEKYLPLLIASVREGESEGWQLAYLQDRVSVRKGEKQVYGTQALWDDELKKNVIQPIRDVKNVNERRSEIGLDSIEEHAASNGYLFDQ; from the coding sequence ATGAGCTCCACAACAAATTTACGAACGAAATCTACAATCGTCCTCTTATTTGTCTTTTCCATTTTCTCTAGCCTAGTCTGTCTGGCTCAACCCAATCACCAAGAGATTCGAGAAGACCTCTCAGAAATACTCAATGACATCGAGCAGAATTACATCTATCTGCAAGACAAGAAGGTGGATTTGGAATGTATAAAGGCATTTTACTTTTCGCAGATTGAAAGAATTAAGTCTGAAGAAGAAACCGTCTTGTTCTTTGAGTACCTCCTGGACGAGTTTTATGACAATCATTTGATGTTGATGACCAACAGGAGTTCGTCATATCGCCTTTTTGCACCGATTTATCTCTCGATGCAGAATGATCGCGCCGTGGTATCGAGTTTATGGCTCTCTCAAAGCAGTGGTTTTGTGCAAGAGCTTTTGGGAGCGGAACTCGTGGCATTTAACGGGGTTACTCTCGATCAACAGATTATTGATTTCCCAACGCATTGCCAAGACAAGGATGATCCTGAAGTGCGCGAATGGATAGTCAATAAAATCATTTCAGGGAGGTACAATAAGCCTAGAATACTAACCCTTAAAATGTCTGATGGAACCATATTCTACTTTGATTTGGATCGTGTGAAATTCAATGAGGATAAAAACTTATTAAGCCATACCATCAAAGAAGACATTGGTATCATCCGAATAAATAATTCCCTAGGAAGGGATGAAGTGATCAATGCTTTCGATGCAGCGTTGGATTCGCTTTGGGATACCAAAGGGTTGATTATCGACTTGAGAAATACACTCTCCGGAGGAGATACCTACGAGGCTCGTGGCATTATGAGTCGTTTTGTTGACGAACCCAGTCCTTACCAGCGTCATTCTTTTTTCGAAACAGGAGAAACCACTCCAGCGGTGGAGCGCTACTTCATAGAATATGTTACCCCCAGAGGTATTCAATACAAAAAACCTGTCGTGATTTTAGTTGGCCGCTGGACGGGAAGCATGGGTGAAGGGATGGCTATCGGTTTTGAAGGGATGGGTAGAGCCAAAGTTGTCGGGAGCGAAATGAGGCGCTTGGCAGGTGAGGTGTACAACTTTGGCTTTAAGCACCAATCATACGGATACAAAATCTCTACTGCCAAGCTATTTCATATCAACGGTACTATCAGAGAATCATATGTGCCTGTGAATTATGTTTCACAAACGAGCCTTTCAACTGACGAAGTGCTCGATGCTGGAATAGAGTTGATTCTGAAAGAAAATCTCAATCCCGACAGCCTTTTAGCTGAAGAATTGGAAATGCTGGGTATTCAGGATCAGATGCTCAGAAAACTTCTTCCTGAGACTGAAGAGCTTTTTGGACGTGACTCCAGAGAGTATAAACACATGTGGGCATTGATCGATCAACAAGACAGTATCTGTACCAAGAAGCTACTGACTATTTTGGAAGATGAAGGATGGGTCGGCAAAAGCAGAGTTGGACCCGAGGCCAATCAGGCCATTTGGCTAATCATCCAACATGCGTCACTTCCAACACAAGAAAAATATCTGCCCCTTTTGATCGCTTCTGTTCGAGAAGGTGAATCGGAAGGCTGGCAGTTGGCCTACCTCCAAGATCGCGTTTCAGTCAGGAAGGGAGAAAAGCAAGTTTATGGCACCCAGGCATTGTGGGATGATGAGCTTAAGAAAAATGTGATTCAGCCGATTCGCGATGTGAAGAATGTAAATGAGCGAAGGTCTGAAATAGGTCTTGACTCTATTGAAGAGCACGCCGCATCCAATGGATATCTATTTGATCAATAG